A region of Aquarana catesbeiana isolate 2022-GZ linkage group LG08, ASM4218655v1, whole genome shotgun sequence DNA encodes the following proteins:
- the LOC141105075 gene encoding uncharacterized protein, with protein MEEWEYLEGHKDLYKEVMMENQPPLTSPDGSSNGNPPERCPHPLCFQDFIQEGHTIPHHHQVEELKDLKAEIKVEDQMFASGDQPSMEGSSLYCRDSTQDGESILHHAKHEELKDIKVKVKDEEEETLVSGDQQSMKEGEMTMKGEQEESSLHMDTSGHYVLNNVSSEYKAEENPTTQRSPGVNPNTRIHHRPHHLETSMVPSNPEESSDNPHTIILESHSTDKSTDPSNPEGSSLNHEGSHTGECSLSSTVCGNSFKETKKPSTHQRSERPFSCLECGKSFVRKDNFLNHQRIHKGDRPYSCSDCGKSFSHKGNLLNHLRLHTGERPYSCPECGKCFNQKVDLVIHQRFHTGERPFSCSDCGKCFRDKRSLLKHQRIHTGERPYSCSECGKCFFQKVELVNHHKIHTGERPFSCSECGKGFIHKGNFLKHQKTHTGERPFSCLECGKSFIQKCSLVFHQRIHTGERPYSCSECGKSFTQKRHLVIHQRIHKSERPFSCSECGKCFSQKGSFLNHQRLHTGNLPFSCSECGKCFSQKGNFLSHQRCHTGERPFSCSECGKCFRHKGNFLSHQRCHTGERPFSCSECGKCFSEKGNLLIHQRFHTGEHPFSCSECGKSFTKKAELIIHQRIHTGERPYSCAECGKNFIRKGRLLLHQRIHTGERPYSCSECGKFFKDKGYLLLHQRIHTGERPYSCQECGKGFARKDKLVTHQRTHTGERPYSCSVCGKSFTQKRSLAGHQRIHMDQKPL; from the exons atggaggagtgggagtatttagaaggacacaaggatctctacaaggaagtcatgatggagaatcagccgcccctcacatcaccgg atggatccagtaatgggaacccaccagagagatgtccccatcctctgtgtTTCCAGGATTTCATACAGGagggtcacaccatccctcaccatcatcag GTTGAAGAACTGAAAGACCTCAAAGCTGAAATTAAAGTGGAAGATCAGATGTTTGCTAGTGGAGATCAGCCGTCTATGGAGGGTAGTTCTTTGTATTGCAGGGATTCAACACAGGATGGTGAAAGTATCCTTCACCATGCTAAG CATGAAGAACTGAAAGATATCAAAGTTAAGGTTAAAGATGAAGAAGAGGAGAcattggtgagtggagatcagcagtctatgaagGAGGGGGAGATGACTATGAAAGGTGAACAGGAGGAATCTTCACTgcatatggacacaa GTGGACACTATGTCCTGAATAATGTATCTTCAGAATATAAAGCAGAAGAAAATCCCACCACACAACGTTCTCCAGGAGTGAATCCTAACACACGAATACATCATAGACCTCATCACTTGGAGACATCAATGGTtccctctaatcctgaggaatcttctgataatcCACATACTATTATTCTTGAATCTCACAGTACAGATAAATCAACAGATCCATCTAATCCTGAGGGATCTTCTTTAAACCATGaaggatctcacacaggagagtGTTCCTTGTCATCTACAGTGTGTGGGAATTCTTTCAAAGAAACAAAAAAGCCTTCTACACACCAGCGAAGTGAGCGTCCTTtctcatgtttagagtgcgggaaaagttttgttCGTAAAGATAATTTTCTtaatcaccagagaattcacaaaGGTGACCGCCCGTATTCGTGTTCAGACTGCGGTAAAAGTTTCAGTCACAAAGGCAACCTTCTTAACCACCTGAgacttcacacaggtgagcgtccctattcatgtccagagtgcgggaaatgttttaatcAGAAAGTAGACCTGGTTATCCACCAGAGgtttcacacgggtgagcgtcctttctcATGTTCTGACTGCGGCAAATGTTTCCGTGACAAAAGAAGccttcttaaacaccagagaattcacacgggtgagcgtccttattcatgttcagagtgcgggaaatgtttttttcagAAAGTGGAACTTGTTAATCACCataaaattcacacaggtgagcgtcctttctcatgttcagagtgtgggaaaggtttcaTTCATAAAGGCAACTTTCTCAAACACCAGAAAACTCACACGGGCGAGCGCCCTTTTTCATGTTTAGAGTGTGGGAAAAGTTTCATTCAGAAATGTAGCCTTGTTTTtcaccaaagaattcacacgggtgagcgcccttattcatgttcagagtgcgggaaatcgttCACACAAAAAAGACATCTTGTGATCCACCAGAGGATTCACAAGAGCGAGCGTCCTTTctcatgttcggagtgcgggaaatgtttcagtcaGAAAGGAAGCTTTCTTAATCACCAGAGACTCCACACCGGTAACCTTCCtttttcgtgttcagagtgcgggaaatgttttagtcAGAAGGGGAACTTTCTTAGTCACCAGAGAtgtcacacaggcgagcgtcctttctcatgttctgagtgcggtaaatgttttcGTCATAAGGGAAACTTTCTCAGTCACCAGAGatgtcacacaggtgagcgtcctttctcgtgttctgagtgcgggaaatgtttcagcgaaaaaggaaacctccttatacaccagagatttcacacgggTGAAcatcccttttcatgttcagagtgcgggaaatccttcACTAAGAAAGCAGAACTGATTATTCATCAGCGAATTCACACTGGCGAGCGTCCTTACTCATGTGCAGAGTGCGGGAAAAATTTTATTCGGAAAGGAAGGCTACtcctacaccagagaattcacacgggtgagcgtccctattcgtgttcagagtgcgggaaatttttCAAGGACAAAGGATACCTTCTTCtgcaccagaggattcacacaggagagcgCCCTTATTCGTGTCaggagtgcgggaaaggtttcgcTCGGAAAGACAAACTTGTTACGCACCAGAGAACTCATACAGGTGAGCGCCCTTATTCGTGTTCGgtgtgcgggaaaagtttcactcAAAAACGTTCACTTGCtggacaccagagaattcacatggACCAAAAACCTTTGTAG
- the LOC141105124 gene encoding uncharacterized protein, producing the protein MKDTKVKVKEEEKEMLVVGAQQSVEEDHTIPHHDQDEEQKYIKVEIKEEEQMFVGDQRPIGGPLYSQNSTQDDHSIPHHHQGEELKDIKVEVKKEERLVSGDRQSMEEGEVVMKSKQEESSLNMDTGGHYVLNNVSSEYKAEENPTTQRSPGVNTNKQIIHHRTYHLERPMDPSYPEESSDNPHTITGETNLGSHSTDTSTDPSHLRVSCLSHEASHTGEHSSSSTVPEKPFEKIKVPLIHQNTHKSMHAFSCSECGKSFKQKGSFLYHQRSHTGERPFSCSECGKCFIQKGSLQRHQRVHTGERPYACPECGKCFSLKEHLLSHLTIHRDERPFSCAECGKCFKEKDRLRKHQRIHTGNRPFSCSECGKCFFLKSKLIFHHKIHTGERPFSCSDCGKRYIRKEDLVFHHRIHTDECPYACPECGKCFKYKRYLAQHQRIHTGELPHSCSVCGKSFTGKRSLAGHKRIHMGERPYSCSECGKGFTRKHALAVHQRIHMD; encoded by the exons ATGAAAGATACCAAAGTtaaggttaaagaggaagaaaaagagatgTTGGTGGTTGGAGCTCAGCAGTCTGTggaggaagatcacaccatccctcaccatgatCAG GATGAAGAACAGAAATACATCAAAGTTGAAATTAAAGAGGAAGAACAGATGTTTGTTGGAGATCAGCGGCCTATAGgtggtcctctgtattcccagaatTCGACACAGGACGATCAcagcatccctcaccatcatcag ggtgaagaactgaaagacatcaaagttgaggttaaaaaagaagagaggttggtgagtggagatcggcagtctatggaagagggagaggtggttatgaaaagtaaacaggaggaatcttctctaaATATGGACACAG GTGGACACTATGTCCTGAATAATGTATCTTCAGAATATAAAGCAGAAGAAAATCCCACCACACAACGTTCTCCAGGAGTAAATACCAATAAACAAATAATACATCATAGAACTTACCACTTGGAGAGACCAATGGATCcctcttatcctgaggaatcttctgataatcCACATACTATTACTGGTGAAACAAATCTGGGATCTCACAGTACAGATACATCAACAGATCCATCTCATCTCAGGGTATCTTGTTTAAGCCATGAAGCATCTCACACAGGAGAACATTCCTCGTCATCTACAGTGCCTGAGAAACCTTTCGAAAAAATCAAAGTGCCTCTTATACACCAGAATACTCATAAGAGTATGCATGCTttctcgtgttcagagtgcgggaaaagtttcaaaCAGAAAGGAAGCTTTCTTtatcaccagagaagtcacacaggcgagcgtcctttctcatgttcagagtgcgggaaatgtttcattcagaaaGGAAGCCTTCAAAGACACCAGCGAGTTCACACGGGTGAACGTCCTTATGCAtgcccagagtgcgggaaatgtttcagtttaaaagAACATCTTCTTTCACACCTGACTATTCACAGGGATGAGCGTCCTTTCTCATgcgcagagtgcgggaaatgtttcaaagaaaaggATCGCCTTCGTAAACACCAAAGGATTCACACGGGTAACCGCCCGTTTTCAtgttctgaatgcgggaaatgtttctttTTGAAATCAAAACTTATTTTTCATCACaaaattcacactggtgagcgtcctttttcatgttcagattgCGGGAAACGTTACATTCGGAAAGAGGATCTTGTTTTTCACCATAGAATTCACACGGATGAGTGTCCTTATGCATGTccggagtgtgggaaatgtttcaagtACAAACGATACCTTGctcaacaccagagaattcacacaggtgagcttcctcattcatgctcagtttGCGGAAAATCCTTCACTGGAAAACGTTCACTTGCTGGACATAAGAGAATTCACATGGgtgaacgtccttattcatgttcagagtgcgggaaagggtTCACTAGAAAACATGCTCTTGctgtacaccagagaattcacatggACTAA